One part of the Pseudomonadota bacterium genome encodes these proteins:
- the speB gene encoding agmatinase, protein MPKHPFSFCGLPNNNTDYAQASTVILPIPFDKTSTWLKGADKGPAAIIEASRYLELYDIETDSEVFRKGIFTAKPIHSASSSVLIEKTDSAVASYLKDNKLVVTLGGEHSVSIGVIKSYAKYYKDLSILHLDAHADSRDSYQGTRYNHACVITRVREFTKNIVSVGIRSMDVSELSGVDNKKIFLAHKIHDSDKWINNAVSLLTDSVYITIDLDVFDPGIMPSTGTPEPGGLGWYQVMKLLFAVSKSKRIVGFDVVELCPSNSKAPDFLAAKLIYTLLSYIDVDKPRHAETPSC, encoded by the coding sequence ATGCCAAAACATCCATTTAGTTTCTGTGGATTACCCAACAATAATACTGATTATGCGCAGGCCTCTACAGTCATACTACCTATTCCTTTTGACAAAACCAGCACATGGCTTAAAGGTGCCGACAAAGGCCCTGCAGCGATAATTGAGGCATCCCGATATCTCGAACTCTACGATATAGAGACCGATAGCGAGGTTTTCAGGAAGGGAATTTTTACTGCCAAACCGATCCATTCGGCCTCCTCTTCTGTTTTGATAGAAAAAACCGATTCGGCAGTCGCAAGTTATCTTAAAGACAATAAGCTTGTAGTAACCCTTGGGGGCGAACACTCGGTTTCTATTGGCGTTATCAAGTCCTATGCCAAGTACTATAAGGATCTAAGCATATTGCACCTTGATGCCCATGCCGACTCTCGCGACTCATATCAGGGAACCCGTTATAATCATGCCTGCGTTATAACACGTGTTCGTGAGTTTACTAAGAACATTGTTTCTGTAGGAATACGCAGCATGGACGTCTCAGAGCTCTCTGGCGTTGACAATAAAAAGATATTTCTTGCACATAAGATACACGATTCTGACAAATGGATAAACAATGCAGTTAGCTTGCTGACTGATAGCGTTTATATCACCATTGATCTTGATGTCTTCGATCCGGGTATCATGCCGTCAACAGGGACTCCCGAGCCGGGCGGTTTAGGCTGGTATCAGGTTATGAAGCTCCTCTTTGCTGTCTCGAAGTCAAAACGAATCGTCGGGTTTGATGTCGTTGAGCTTTGTCCATCAAATTCTAAAGCTCCCGATTTTCTTGCCGCTAAATTAATCTACACGCTCTTAAGTTATATCGATGTGGACAAGCCACGTCATGCAGAGACACCAAGTTGCTGA
- a CDS encoding arginine decarboxylase, pyruvoyl-dependent: MTPKKVFFTKGVGVHKDKLSSFEVALRNAGIEKCNLVYVSSIFPPGCKILSKVAGLKLLNPGQITYCVMSRNETNEPNRLISASVGFAMPKDFTNYGYISEHHAFGEKAIVSGEYAEDLAATMLATTLDIPFDPNQAWDERKQFYRASGNIFKTKHICQSSEGNKDGLWTTVLASAVFIID, translated from the coding sequence ATGACCCCAAAAAAAGTTTTTTTTACGAAAGGAGTGGGTGTCCATAAAGACAAACTATCATCCTTCGAGGTTGCATTAAGAAATGCGGGCATTGAGAAGTGTAATCTTGTTTATGTATCAAGCATATTCCCGCCTGGGTGCAAGATTCTTTCAAAGGTTGCCGGTCTAAAACTTCTCAATCCCGGTCAAATTACTTATTGCGTAATGTCTCGAAATGAGACAAATGAACCGAACCGCCTTATTTCTGCATCAGTTGGTTTTGCCATGCCGAAGGATTTCACCAACTACGGTTATATTTCTGAACATCATGCTTTCGGTGAAAAAGCCATTGTTTCAGGGGAATACGCAGAAGATCTCGCGGCTACAATGCTTGCAACGACACTTGACATTCCTTTTGATCCGAACCAGGCATGGGATGAGCGCAAGCAGTTTTATAGAGCGAGCGGTAATATATTCAAAACAAAACATATTTGCCAGTCCTCGGAGGGAAATAAAGACGGTCTCTGGACCACAGTATTAGCGTCAGCAGTGTTTATCATAGACTGA